The Fulvia fulva chromosome 1, complete sequence region TTGGCGCTTGGCGAGCCGCAGATAGCGACTATCAACGACCAGACGGGAGCCTCCGCAGATACTAAAGAACACAGTGGCACCGATATGTCTACACTGAAGGAGCAGCCAGCTAACGACAGCCTCAGCAATTTCCACCCTTCAGCAATGTCGAACACGAGCACGACGCTTGCGGTTGACAACGCTCCTCCATCTGGCGGCACTGTTGTGGAGCCTAAGCTTCAGACCTCTGATGGCCTGCCAGCGATCACCGACAACGAAAAGGCGGAGCTGGACTCCTCTAAGCCGGGCCCGGGCAACCACGAGTCCCAGAACCTGGGCGTGGATGCTAAGCTGTCTTCACCAGTCAAGGCTGACACAACAGTCGAACAGCAATCCGATCAGGTCACTTCCGGTGAAGGAAGCGCCGAGACCCCCAAATCCTCAGTTCAGTCTCCCTCCAGCTTGAAGAGCAGCAAGAAAGCACCGATCCCCAAGATCCCGGGTCACAAGGTACCTTCCGCCCTGCCCAACCTCACTGTCGAAGCAACTCCGCCTGCACCCAGCGGGCCTGGTAAGGACAAGGAGCAGAAGGCCAATGACGTGAAGCATAAAGCCGGTGAGCTTGAGATCCCCAAGCAGCGCTCGGCCTCAGATGGTTCTGAGGGGACCACGCTTGATTATCTCACAGCCCCAAATACACCTGCAGTACCGCGGCACTCGTCCGTGGGAGAGGAGTCGAAGGGCGTCAAGCAGACGAAAGCAAAGGTTCGTAACAGTACGAAGCGTCCTTAGATTTGAGAGCTAACATTTTCCCAGGGACCAGATCAGACTGAGTCGCTCAGCGTCTTCAGCAGCAAGACGAAGACGAAGCGAAAGGCCTCGAAGCCCACAAAGACCAAAGGCTCAATCAAGGGCAAGCCATCTACGTCAGATGGGTTCGCGAGTCCAAGTTCAGCGCCGAGTCGTGTGACCAGCGACGCAGCTACGCCAGCTCCCCAGGACCAACCATTACAAGGTCAGGTGCCATTGCAAGCAGCTGCAGTACGGGAGTCGGTCGACGCGCCACGACCGTATCCCGAGCAGTCTGTCCACGAAATGGTGACAGCAAAGGCCGCTGTGTCTGCGAGCGAAGTGACATCACCTACTTCAGTGCCGACGACCAAAGCGGCTCGCCGAGGTACTCTTGGTACGATCATGTCTTGGGTTAAGGGCGGCTCTCAGCCAATTCAGAACGTCGCCAATGGTAGTGATGCAGACAGCAAGATCGAAGAGCAAGGACCAGAACAGCATGACTCTGCTAACGCCAGCACTATACCAGCGACTACTGCTGACGTTGGCGGCCCAGACCGTCAAGCTCAAGGCGACACTCTCGAGTCTGTGGGCCTGGGCATATCCGGTGGTGCTACTGATGGCCAAGCTGCTGAGGCTCAATCGAAGAgcaagaagaagaaggctaagtcgaagagcaagaaggagcCTCAGGCGGAACTTACAGCAGGCGATGTTTCTCGCACCGGAACGGATGTGGCCATGCCCCTGTATGAGTATCCAGAGGGTGATGCGCGTAGAACCGACAGCTCTGCTTCCAGTGACAGCCTCTCCAGCAGAATGGTCAAAGCAGCACAGGAGGCACAGAAGGGAACGCGCGTGATTGAGCCGAAGCCAATGCGTAAGACGCATAAGCGATCGGCAAGCAACAAGGTTGCCTCACAGGACAGCGCGGAGCAGTCGACAGCGTCAGCTGGGAGCAATCGGCGAGCATCCAAAGGCGTGAGTGCTATCCTAGCCGGGCGGAAGGCACCTTCCCCAGGCTACCTCATCTTACTTGTCGGCCCTCGTGCTGATTTTAAGCAGGGCGTTGAGCATATGCTCCTAACCGAGCGCATTGAAGATGTGACAGATCTGGGTGAGACTGAGACAGATGTCACTGATCCCAAGGTGTTCGACAGCAAGAGCAAGAAAGCAGATGCAAATGACAGAGTCAGCCCAGAGGTTGAGGAGATGCGAGCTCGGCTGAACAAGCTTCACCAGAAGGAGCTGGAGGTGAAGCAGAACAAGGGCAAAGAGAAGGCAGATGTTCAGTAGTCGAGTGAAGGAGTCGGGAGCTTTGGCGTTGTGAGTACTCTGATATCGGGGCGAAGGGGTTGGTTGAGCGTTGGACTTAGTAGTTAGTGCGATAGCAATAATATTGGGCGAAAGTGTTTGCGCCTATGGAGTCGCGCTGTGCATAACGCTCTCGGCTTTTTGACGGTCGGCACAGTCGTAGGCGTCAGGTAACAAGGCATGTTTCGATGTGCTCGCCTTGTATGCGATCCGCAATTGTTCAAGGAAAGCCTTTGCGGAAGCAGTTCCACGTGATGTTCAAACGTGATGTTCATACGTGATGTTCATACATGAAGCACGACGGAAAGACAGCACGGCCACACTTCTAATCTTCAAGCAACTTTCATAACCATTTCAATGATTTCTGTGGGCCACTCTCGAGAACATGAAGACCATAAAGGACACACCCTTTCCCATTTCAGAACGCCCCGATATTTGCATGTTCCCGCCGCGCGACCTTGACCACGCTTTCGATGCCTGCCATCACATGCAGTTGTGGGCGATCTTCATCCATCGTTTGTTTTCCCGTGTCTATCACCCACACATGCGAAAGCTAGCCTTCGAGTCGTGTCCATTCGTTGCCCTCCACTTCCCGTCCCGCTCATCGCGTTCGTGCTTGTCGTTTATGAGGTTGGGTTGGGGTTCATCTTGCGCTTGCCGCCGGTCATGGTGACGTTTACGAATCGGCGGGTGTATGTGATTCTCTTCTTGGCGCGGCCCTTGGGGGtcttcttcttctcttgTGGCTCGACCTGTTGGTGTCCCGTCATGTTAGGTTCTGCTCGTCCTCCGCTGTCTCGGGCAATCGGGTGGTGTTTCGTACCTTTGGAGTCTGCGACTTGACCTTACCGGCACGGGCGAGGGATCCGTGCACTTTACCCATGATTGCGGTTGTGCTGGGTTCGAGATGTGTGGTTTTCTGTGGTGGCGAATGAAGGATTAGCGGTGCGCTCGTGCGGACGGGCGGAAGTTGGCGAGTGGGCGGGATGTGGTGTCGATGGTGACATCGAGGTGTTCGGATGGGACTCACGGCGTCGTTGATGGAACTGCGGTGGTTAGTGGTGTCGCTGGCGAGGGAGTGATGTCGTGGATGATCGAATTATCGCAGGTGTCAAAGCTCGTCTTGGCGGAAAGCGGCGAGTCACAGCTTCCCTTCCCGTGCTTTCGGCTGCTCGGCTCACTAAGCGAGATCATCTGATAAGAGATCATGTACACCATCAACATGTTTCCCTCGACTGCTTACCCGCCTCTGTAGTACTGCATTGCATTTCGCCCATCATGAAATCTCTCATCCTAATAAGCACACTGTTGAGCGTCGTCTCGGCCAGATCCTCACCACAACGCCCAGCACCTCCCTCACACCATGTCTTCTCGAATCCACCAGCCCACGATGAAGGCTACCGAATACCCACACTCCGCGAGTCTGCAGCGATGGCCAGAAAGATCATGCACCTGAGCACCATCGGCGACCTCGTCTCTGTCTTCCCCGAGCAAACCCACACCAACGAACTCGACGCGCAAGAGAACAGACCCGCAGACATAGCAGGCAGTCCAATCGGCTTGATGGAATACTACGCCGACTGCGATCCTCTGAGCGGAAACCCGATCCTGCTGGCCATAAACATTGCAACACCATACAAGAACTACAATCAAGGGTCCAATATAAGTCTTGGGATAAGATGGTGGCCGATCGAGAAGAACCACTATTCTCTCTGGACAAGTGATGACGACGAGGACATTCCCACGCCACATACGCCTGCTGCGCTTCCACGGTTCTCCCTGCACGGGCGACTTGAAAGATTGTCTGAGGAGAGGCTGAAGGATGGGAAGATTCGGGAGTGCTTCCTGCGTGCTCATCCAGATTCGATATGTTGGCAGCCCGGCAATGAGATATCCCACGAGAGCGAGTATGTTCAGCTTGTTGTAGATCACGTATATTGGTTTGGTGGATTTGGAGATCGTGCACGGATTGGCTGGCTGTCTATCGAGGACTGGAGGAATTTGACGATGGAAGAGGTCATCAAAGCCAAGTTGCCAGGCGAGAAGAAGGCAAAGCCTAGCTGGTGGCGGGAGTGGTTGTAAGAGTGGTATGAGATCATGAGTACACGAACATATTCAACAGCGGGTGCATACGGGTCGGGCGTTATGATAGAGCTTTCAGGTGGCATGTGGCACATATCATTGTTATACTGCATGGCGAAGTGACCCGCATTGCTAAGGTCAATCACAACTCTTTCAAGCGTGTCCTATACCGATCCTCCGTAATGTCTCCCGAGCAGTCGTCAGCTTCAGCCCGATGCGAGCATCCAGCTCGAAGCTTTCCCATCGCTCAACCAGTGTAAGCTCGTTACTGCATTCCTGCAACTTTGCCCTGTCTCCGTCTTGACCACCGGCTTCTTGCCAATGACAAACGCCCTTTTCATAATGCCCAACAGGAAGCGACCAGTTGTCGGCGTGCGGACAAGCTTTGATCTGCGCGAGATCATGGCAAAATACTTCCTCGGCAAGTAGGGTTTGTGCTTCGGGTAAGCGACCAAGGCAACGCAGGGTAGTGGCCTTCAGCATAGAGAGCAGAGCTCGTTCATCGACCGGCTCATCTTTCCAATCCGGATTGAGCTTCGAATCGTCGGACCATGACAGTCGTTCCCAAGATAGCTGCAGGTGTTCGGGACTCATGCGTGGGAACCCGCTCCAGAAGTATATCATCTCTTCAAGAGGACTGACGCCAATGACCTCGACCTCATCGCGACCTTGGGCTTTTGCCTTGGCAGCCCACTTGGCGAATTTTCGCTGAATGAAGACGTCGAGGGGCAGCTGACGTGCCATGAATCGTTTCTTACCACTCTGGCTGTGAGCAGTGTGGAAGAGCTTCTTAGCCTTCTCCTTGTGGCCCGCGGCAGCCGTGGGGTCTGCGTCCCGCGTTATACGGTAAAGCTCAACGTGGCAGGCACCTGCGATGTAATAATACAGACCGTGGCTCCAGTTGTTCAGGTCGACACATTTAATCCATGAATCTGCACACTCCTGATAGCGGTGCAGGAACATCAATGATAGACTTGTCTCGAAAACACGGAGCGCCTCGACTTGCTTCAGAGGAGACACACCAGATCCAGTAGTCAGAAGTTCGACGGCACTTTCGAGCTTCCTATCCGCGTTGAGCATACGTGCCTCTTCCAGGATCCACATGAAGGACTTGGGGTACAACGACCGCATATCCGACAACAGCGCTCGGATCCGGGCTTCTGGGTAGGCCTCCCTGCTGTGAATATCGCACAACGCTATCGCAGCGTTGTGAAAGCCGAGAGTGATCAGACCTGCCATGCCGCCATTGATGTTATCCTTGAAAGCAGTAGCTTTCCAAAGCAATCTCAATCCGTTCTCGCGATCTCCTCTGAAGGAGAAAATTGACAGTAGCTTCGAGAAGGCCGGTGGCACCATGGATAAGAGGAGCTGAAGCAGACCGAAACACAGTGCGCTCCCAGAGTGTATGAAGATGTCGATTTCATCCCGAGACACGCTGGTGAAGTCGAGTTCATCGTGAGCTGTCTTCGCAAGTCGTGTAGGGTCGGAACTTTCTGTTGTCGGCGCCCGACTGGGCGCCTGCTCTATTGATGGTATCACTTTGCTCTTGTCTTCCAGCTTGAGATCAGCTACCTTTGGCAGATTGAGGTGACCCTGGTAGTCTGTTGGCATTGGCTGTGCATGCCCATTGACACCTTCCTGGGCGTCTTGGAAGTCCAGATCTTCATCATCGCTACCGTCTTCAGCCGGAGTCATAACACCCGAGCTCGTCGCCGTGCTCGATGCCAACGACGACTGAGAACTGGAAATATGCTTCTCGAGATATCTGTTCTCCGCCTCTACAAGCTCTTGCAAAGTACTGAACGCCTTCCTCAGCTTGTAGAACCCTCGCAAGCTTTCCGTCAAGCTCTCGTTCAAGACGCCAACCACGGCGGTCATCAATTGAGTCTCAGCATGACAGAGGGCATACTCTGCGCCGACCGGGTATATCTTGCTCTGGTGAGCAGTAGATGGATCTCGGATCGCTCTCCTTTGGTGTTCGCTGGCTGACTCCTCAGCATCCGCAAGTCGGGATGAGGCTTGTTCCATGATCTCTTTCTCGAATCCGAGGGTGGCTCGTAGGAATATCGTGGTGGCCCGCCCTAGCTACTTGAGCATTCCCGATCAGCTCTTGCTGCTTGCATAGAATTTTAGCCAGCATACCTTGTGAAAAGGAGAGGTACCTTGTGCCAGCTCCGACTCAGCACGCTCCGTTTCTAGTAGCACGTCAGTACACGTCTCCCCCTCTGTGCTTTCGCGAGGAGTTACCATCATTAAGGATGAGGGAGGCTGAACGCATTGCCTCTTGCACTGCGACTTCATCAGTCGCTCGTCATGCTCACTTATGTAGGCGGGAGTCCCATACACGCATGAGGTTCATCGATAGCAGTCCGCGACTTGCTCGACGCCAGACTGCCCTTTGACGGATTCAGCCATCCTCCAACGCGTTTCATGGCCATTGATGAGCTGCTGAGGTTGGAGGGAGTTGATTGAGCTGGACAAGTGCTCCACGTCGTCGGTCTACTGTAAGTCCGTTGTAGAACTACCAGGGAGGTTTACAGTGTCGCTCGTGCGTGTGTCCACGACAGTGGCTGCGCCACAAGAATGATAATAAGCATGACGGCATACACGTGGGCATTCTGGGCGAGCAGCTGAAACAGAGACGCGGCTCATCATTGCATTGACGAAGCagaagctgacctgcagTGGAGACGTTGCACTGCGGCCCGCGTGTCTTCTCCGTGACGGTGAGGCTTGAGCATTCCGCCGGGCAACACTCGTCCAAGCCATCGAACACACCTTCCATCACACTTGGCATCGATATTGATAGCGAAGCCGCACAGATTGGCTCGGAAAGAGAAGGTGTGATGAAGACAGCTCATTGACACCCCTCCTGCCAGATTCACGCCTCCTCAGCTGCTCGCCGTTCCCTTCCCGACAACAAATATATCGCCGCTTGCATGTCCAGCAAGGGATCATCACTTGGCCCAATTCCATCGACTCTCGGGATCGGATCCAATATCATATGCTTCTCGTATTTCTTGCTCTCAGCCTCCGACACCATCTCATTGAGCTCGATGGTCCCTAACTCAACGATGTCACGCTCTTCTGGCCAATGTACTGTGGCATCATCTGTCACATCTCCGTCCTGAGCGATCTGAGCTACGAGCTTGAACACGACAGGTCCTTGTGCCAAACGCGTTGGTAGCTCCTCGTACAGATAGGACTCCGACTTTGTGGCCAGGTCAGACTCCGATAGGACCGAGAACTCCTCTGGCACGACTCGGTACCGGATGGAGGTCTCCTTCCCTTCGCCGGAGATCAGCTTGAATGCATTGACGGCATAGTACTTCTCTGTAGCGAAGCTGGTAGGTGATGGTTTAGGGTCGTTTACGAACGCAGCTGCAGCagggttctcttcgaggaACTTCCCAATCGTGCCACCGCCAATGGCACCCAATAGCTCGAGAAAACCCTCGCCCGTGCGAACTGGAAAGAATGCAGTCGAGTGCGCGATGATATCGGTATGCCGATGACCGTCGTCGCTCAAAACGAACCTGATCCCCATGCCACGAGGATTTGCATCGCCGCTCGTGTCTGGGATGTTTGGGAGGCCGGTGGCAGATGAAAAGCGCACTACTACTGGTGTTTCTGAGCTGTGGAAGTGTGGTGCCTTGGACAGCTCCGCTGCGCGTGTGCTGGGCTCGAACGCTCCTTTGACGAGTCTGCCTCGAGCGTGTGCTGCCTCATCGTCAGACGTTCGCTTACGTTACAGCAGATTGGACGATGATAGTACCTGGACGATACGCTGATGGGGTATTGAAGGCTCCCCGTAAGGTCTTGACAAGCTTATTTGCCGTCTCAACGGTCTTTTCGTTGTCTGGCAAAGGCATAGTGGAGCCACACCGTGGTCTGCCGCTAATGTTTATTCGTGCAAGCAGTGTTCAAGGCAAGCTTGAAGGCCTTTTTATACGCCATCACACAACCCTTATCACGAGCCATTCCTTGCGTGGCGTCCTGGCGGTGGAGACTTACTGGAGCGCTTCATGGCAGCCACGCCATGTGGTAGAAATGTGCTTCGAAATTGGAGGCCTGTAATTCGTGGAACGAGACGATGTGGACTTGCGCAGCCATTGCATGAAGTACTGTCAGCTTTGGCATGCATGAACTGGCCTGCAGCGTGACAATTAGCTGCTGACTGGTAGCTGATGCAGACCATTCCTCCAAACGTGCACTGCGTTCGGTTAATACGCAGGTTGACTTGACGGAAGTACTCAGGACAATAAGGGCTAGAGAAGCCAAGCTAACACTCTTTCGTTGGGAGGTTGTAGTCTGCACGGGTCGAGGCGAACCAGTCTTCACAAAAAGATATCAATTCTTTTACTGCTACACGATGCGATCAACGGACACGAACCTGCTAAGTATTATCCGAGCACAAAGCTCTTTGACTCTCGCAGTCGAGCTTCTCAACAATCCGCTCTGCACTGTTCGAGCTTCTCAACAATCCGCTCTGCTCTGTTCGAGCTTCTCAACACTCCGCTCTGCACTGTTCGTACCGCAAAAAGCTTCTAATGGGCAGCGAGACAGCAAAAATACGTGGTCAGAACGAGGGTCGAACTCGCGACCTTGGCGTTTGTTACTCGCAGAGGAGTTGTATTAGCACCACCTGATGGATTGTTAGTGTGTGCGTAGGGATGGGAGTGTGTTGTGCGAACGTACGCTCTAACCAACTGTGAAGGAAGTCAGTCTGACGCTCGGGAAGGTTGAAGGAGCTGCAACGAACCTGAGCTAACCGACCGGTCATGTGATTTGGGAGTGGCTCATCTTTGTCAAATATATTAGTTGCATGAAATCGCAGAATGTAGTCACTCGGTGACACATCGAGGCTGCAACAGCGGATAAGGTCTGGATGAACTGATGCGTGCGGCGAAACTTTGATCGGATCTATCAGCCTACTAGCTTCGATGCTACAGAGTATGTACATGTGCGACCAAGGAACCCGGTTTTGAATCGCCTGGTCACAGGACAGGCAGCCTTGAAGCCAGAGTACATAGTGGAGAATGATCACATTCTACATCTGAAGTATGGTAGAGTGCTCGAGCCGTTGACCGAGGCGGATGCGGACACGTGGGGCAGATCTGCGAGACGTTGTCTGGTTCAAGCTGCCAAGGTGGTCGAGATGTGCGGACGGTACAGTGTGCAGGCTTTGACACACTCGTTTCGAGCGCATATCCTACCACATCACTTTCGTTGGTTGACGCAACGTTCGCCGGTCGACACGCTGGAACGATGCTGGTCTGAAGCGCCACCGTTCAACGTTGCGGCGTAGATCCGGCGGGGAGATGGCCAATGCTGCCTACGGAGGTGGAGGCGAATGCGGCGACGACGTGACGACGAGCAACGACAAGACGACGGGGCAAAGAGCATGGCTGCAGAGCGGGGAGGAGCGCGTGAGCTGGTACGACAGAAGCATCAAGCGGCCGGTGGAGAAGGCGTATCAGCGGTACTTCATTGAGCTGGTGTTGCGAGAGAAGGCATTGGCCTCGTCAAGAGATGGCAGACACGTCCCACTAAGCGTTGGGGATGAACGGCTTCTGGTAGATGAGCGTCGCGGGCATGGCTACATCTCGAATAGCATCAGGTCCAGTCGATACACCCTCTGGGACTTCCTACCGAATCAGATCATCTTCCAAGCCACACGCCTTCACAATGCCTTCTTCATTTGCATCGGTGTGCCGCAAACCATACCAGGCCTCAGCACGACGGGAAACTACACGACCATTATACCTCTATTATTCTTCATCCTCCTGACAGTCGTCAAAGAAGGCTACGATGATTGGTGCAGGCATAGGTTAGACAAGGTTGAGAACAACAGCTTCGCCGAGGTCCTCAAGTCCAAACACGATCAGGACACTACATCCGGAACGTGTCTTTCGCGAGCCCTGTCGACGATTCCAGACCCGTCGACATTCCCATGGAGCTCGAAATCTGGTGCCGTGGGTCAGGTTGTGGAAGAGAAGGATCCAGACGAAGACGATGATCATGCTTGGGCGCCGATCAAATGGCATAGCATAAGAGTCGGCGACATCCTCAAATTGAAGCGTGATGATCCGGTCCCCGCAGACATCGTGCTACTGCATGCTACCGGCGAGGACGGCGTCGCATACATTGAGACAATGGCCTTGGACGGCGAGACAAATCTGAAGACGAAGCAGGCTCCCGGATCGCTACAGCAGCAATGCCGTTGCATCGGCGATCTCAAGAACTGTCAAGCCAACTTCGTGCTGGAAGATCCAAACAAGAACCTCTACGATTTCAACGGCAAGGTCACACTCAACGACAAGACATTGCCATTGACGCTGAATGAAGTCGTGCTTCGTGGCAGCACTTTGCGGAACATAGACCGCGCGATTGGGATCGTTATCAATACTGGCGAGGAGTGCAAGATTCGCATGAATGCTAATCACCATCCTAAAGCGAAAAGACCTCGGTTGGAACGATATGCCAACCAGGTGGTTTTGACTCTGATTTTCTACGTTGTCGTGCTATCCGTAGGACTCTCTGTCGGTTACATACTTTGGCATGATCGATTCGAGACTGGAGCCTGGTACCTGAACAATGGGTACCCTCAATTCAAGCAAATCATTGTCGGGTTTTTGATCATGTTCAACAATGTCATTCCCTTGGCACTCTACGTCAGCCTCGAGATTGTGAAGATAGGCCAAATGCTCATGATACAGAGCGACGTGGAAATGTATGACGAGGAAACGAACACTCCGATGACTTGCAACACGAATACAATCCTCGAGAATCTGGGCCAAATCAGCTATGTGTTGTCTGACAAGACGGGCACTCTGACCGACAACATCATGAACTTTCGAGGCTTGAGCTTGGGCGGCGTCGTATGGAAGCATGGCGATGACAGCGAAGGTCATGGTCCTTCCAAGGATGTAGGCGCAGTGCTAGACGACAGAACTACTCGAACCTTAGCCAAGGGTGGAGAGTTTGAACTTTCTACCTTCAGGCCATCttcggatagacgaggacTCGTCGTAGAGGAACGTGAAGTATCTTCTGGCTCGCATCGAGAAGGCTCTCGGCCTCGTGCCTCAAACACATTCTCTGTACGAAGATCAGCTAGTCGCCCGCGACTACCGGAGACGCAGCGTACAACTGCAGAACTGCTACAGATCATGCATCGAGGATATCCAGGAAAGCGAAAGAGGTCATTCTGGGATTGGCAATTTGTCACACAGCTTTGCCGGAGCTGAAAGATGGTAACATCGAATTTCAGGCATCTTCGCCGGACGAGTTGGCACTGGTCCGCGCTGCGCAGGAGCTCGGTTTCTTACTGATCCAGCGCTCATCGCAAAGGATAACGATCAAGGTGACCACGTCAAACTCCGAGCCAGTCGAAGAGTCATATGATATTCTGGACATCGTCGAGTTCAGCTCCAAACGGAAACGCATGAGCATCATTGTACGTTGTCCTAACGGCCAATTGTGGCTGATATGCAAAGGTGCCGATAGTACCATCATACCACGACTACGGCAACACGACTTGGCTGCAAGGAAATCTCAGGAGGTCCGCAGGAGCATGGACATCGGACGACGAATGCAGCGCAAAAGTGAGCACCAGGAGCCCAGAAATAGCTTCGGCGGCAGGCCTAGTCTCAACATCAGAGGCAGGAGCTCAGGTGATGTCCGACCATCTATGGAGATCCGGCGGTCACTTGCGCTGGGACGTGCAACACTTGAAGTACCTCGAGCAAGCCATGACGTCCGACGCAGCCTAGAGAACGACCTCGAACGCTGCGTAAACGCCGACGACGCTACGCTTTTCGAAAAATGTTTTCGGCAAATCGACGACTTCGCTTCAGAAGGCCTGCGAACATTGCTGTATGCGCACAAGTACCTGAGTCCTGCTGAATACAGTGCTTGGAATAAGACATATCAGGAAGCAACCACCTCGCTTGTTGATCGTGAAGAGCGTGTCGAGACCGCAGGCGAGATGATGGAACAAGATCTTGACCTCTTGGGCGCTTCGGCGATTGAAGACAAACTGCAAAAGGGCGTCCCTGAAACGATCGACCGCTTAAGGAAAGCTAACATCCGTGTCTGGATGCTAACAGGCGACAAACGCGAGACCGCCATCAACATCGCGCACTCCGCTCGACTCTGTCTACCGACTTCACTCATCTACATCTTGGACTCGACCAAAGGCGACCTCCACGGCCAGATTAGCTCAGTCGTATACGACGACGATGCTCACCGCGTGGCCGTCATTGACGGCCACACCTTGTCCATCATCACAGGACTTCCAGACCTTCGGAACATGTTCTTCACAGCTCTGATCGACAATGTCGACTCTGTTATCGTCTGCAG contains the following coding sequences:
- a CDS encoding 40S ribosomal protein S30-B, whose amino-acid sequence is MGKVHGSLARAGKVKSQTPKVEPQEKKKTPKGRAKKRITYTRRFVNVTMTGGKRKMNPNPTS
- a CDS encoding Inclusion body clearance protein iml2, with the translated sequence MAMKRVGGWLNPSKGSLASSKSRTAIDEPHALQEAMRSASLILNDETERAESELAQGTSPFHKLGRATTIFLRATLGFEKEIMEQASSRLADAEESASEHQRRAIRDPSTAHQSKIYPVGAEYALCHAETQLMTAVVGVLNESLTESLRGFYKLRKAFSTLQELVEAENRYLEKHISSSQSSLASSTATSSGVMTPAEDGSDDEDLDFQDAQEGVNGHAQPMPTDYQGHLNLPKVADLKLEDKSKVIPSIEQAPSRAPTTESSDPTRLAKTAHDELDFTSVSRDEIDIFIHSGSALCFGLLQLLLSMVPPAFSKLLSIFSFRGDRENGLRLLWKATAFKDNINGGMAGLITLGFHNAAIALCDIHSREAYPEARIRALLSDMRSLYPKSFMWILEEARMLNADRKLESAVELLTTGSGVSPLKQVEALRVFETSLSLMFLHRYQECADSWIKCVDLNNWSHGLYYYIAGACHVELYRITRDADPTAAAGHKEKAKKLFHTAHSQSGKKRFMARQLPLDVFIQRKFAKWAAKAKAQGRDEVEVIGVSPLEEMIYFWSGFPRMSPEHLQLSWERLSWSDDSKLNPDWKDEPVDERALLSMLKATTLRCLGRLPEAQTLLAEEVFCHDLAQIKACPHADNWSLPVGHYEKGVCHWQEAGGQDGDRAKLQECSNELTLVERWESFELDARIGLKLTTARETLRRIGIGHA
- a CDS encoding Catalase-related peroxidase — encoded protein: MPLPDNEKTVETANKLVKTLRGAFNTPSAYRPAHARGRLVKGAFEPSTRAAELSKAPHFHSSETPVVVRFSSATGLPNIPDTSGDANPRGMGIRFVLSDDGHRHTDIIAHSTAFFPVRTGEGFLELLGAIGGGTIGKFLEENPAAAAFVNDPKPSPTSFATEKYYAVNAFKLISGEGKETSIRYRVVPEEFSVLSESDLATKSESYLYEELPTRLAQGPVVFKLVAQIAQDGDVTDDATVHWPEERDIVELGTIELNEMVSEAESKKYEKHMILDPIPRVDGIGPSDDPLLDMQAAIYLLSGRERRAAEEA
- a CDS encoding putative phospholipid-transporting ATPase DNF3 → MANAAYGGGGECGDDVTTSNDKTTGQRAWLQSGEERVSWYDRSIKRPVEKAYQRYFIELVLREKALASSRDGRHVPLSVGDERLLVDERRGHGYISNSIRSSRYTLWDFLPNQIIFQATRLHNAFFICIGVPQTIPGLSTTGNYTTIIPLLFFILLTVVKEGYDDWCRHRLDKVENNSFAEVLKSKHDQDTTSGTCLSRALSTIPDPSTFPWSSKSGAVGQVVEEKDPDEDDDHAWAPIKWHSIRVGDILKLKRDDPVPADIVLLHATGEDGVAYIETMALDGETNLKTKQAPGSLQQQCRCIGDLKNCQANFVLEDPNKNLYDFNGKVTLNDKTLPLTLNEVVLRGSTLRNIDRAIGIVINTGEECKIRMNANHHPKAKRPRLERYANQVVLTLIFYVVVLSVGLSVGYILWHDRFETGAWYLNNGYPQFKQIIVGFLIMFNNVIPLALYVSLEIVKIGQMLMIQSDVEMYDEETNTPMTCNTNTILENLGQISYVLSDKTGTLTDNIMNFRGLSLGGVVWKHGDDSEGHGPSKDVGAVLDDRTTRTLAKGGEFELSTFRPSSDRRGLVVEEREVSSGSHREGSRPRASNTFSVRRSANHASRISRKAKEVILGLAICHTALPELKDGNIEFQASSPDELALVRAAQELGFLLIQRSSQRITIKVTTSNSEPVEESYDILDIVEFSSKRKRMSIIVRCPNGQLWLICKGADSTIIPRLRQHDLAARKSQEVRRSMDIGRRMQRKSEHQEPRNSFGGRPSLNIRGRSSGDVRPSMEIRRSLALGRATLEVPRASHDVRRSLENDLERCVNADDATLFEKCFRQIDDFASEGLRTLLYAHKYLSPAEYSAWNKTYQEATTSLVDREERVETAGEMMEQDLDLLGASAIEDKLQKGVPETIDRLRKANIRVWMLTGDKRETAINIAHSARLCLPTSLIYILDSTKGDLHGQISSVVYDDDAHRVAVIDGHTLSIITGLPDLRNMFFTALIDNVDSVIVCRASPSQKAEIAAHVGIGISGKEGLQAARVADYSIAQFRFLQRLLLVHGRYEYVRTMQALYQRHNGYTGTSLYESWSLTALNTLFTSLCVIVPGIFEQDLLPDTLLAVPELYTFGQRNKGLNLGMYFGWMLHAVVNALIAWFISWTSYGHFNVMGDNGLFALGVMCFTLGIVWTNWKLLVIETHYKTIIVGVSLVITVGGWFAWNGFMSGIYSNNLSPYDVKGGFGKVFGTEWAWWLTLIIAFTVLATMEIVYGAVKRNLIAARMWPPWKFTRHYRNRNLNAEDMELELWQEMERDPRIREQLRAMARGEDEYIVQEED